The Desmodus rotundus isolate HL8 chromosome 3, HLdesRot8A.1, whole genome shotgun sequence genome includes a region encoding these proteins:
- the LOC128780448 gene encoding uncharacterized protein, whose protein sequence is MAILSVRADFCQAQHSVFADK, encoded by the coding sequence ATGGCGATTCTGAGCGTGAGGGCAGACTTCTGCCAGGCTCAGCACAGCGTTTTTGCTGACAAGTGA